The proteins below come from a single Sorghum bicolor cultivar BTx623 chromosome 4, Sorghum_bicolor_NCBIv3, whole genome shotgun sequence genomic window:
- the LOC8056808 gene encoding probable magnesium transporter NIPA8: MGDWVIGALINIVGSVAINFGTNLLKLGHDQREKLSSINNSEGNEKFVPKSVMHFQTWRIGILFFAAGNCLNFMSFAYAAQSLLAALGSIQFVSNIAFAYFVLNKTISVKVMVATTFIVFGNIFLVSFGNHQSPVYTPEQLIAKYSNLVFVLYCMSLVFVVAFNHYLYRSGETIISNSSKDAGTHWRTMLPFSYAVVSGAIGSCSVLFAKSLSNMLRLTMSSRYEFHSWFTYSIVLLFLCTAGFWMARLNEGLSLFDAILIVPMFQIAWTFFSICTGFVYFQEYQVFDTLRIIMFVLGMTFVFVGISLLAPDDSKADTKGDSSTTEDSIIDVDRNGKMQMEETDTDDSNSFVTSVKVKAKRVLLKAKSACSMSLGLGEDTISASSVLAMPMVSSRTTGFRGIGNDRSKYVPLRTTDWSNL; encoded by the exons AGAGAAAAGCTTTCCTCAATTAACAACAGCGAAGGAAATGAAAAATTCGTTCCAAAGTCTGTTATGCATTTCCAGACTTGGAGAATAG GTATACTCTTTTTTGCTGCTGGGAACTGCCTCAACTTCATGTCATTTGCTTATGCTGCACAG TCACTACTTGCAGCTCTTGGATCAATCCAGTTTGTGTCCAACATTGCTTTTGCCTACTTTGTGTTGAACAAGACTATTTCAGTGAA AGTTATGGTAGCCACAACATTTATTGTCTTTGGCAACATCTTCTTAGTATCCTTCGGCAACCATCAATCACCTG TTTACACGCCGGAGCAGCTGATCGCCAAATACAGCAATTTGGTGTTTGTTCTTTATTGCATGTCATTGGTCTTTGTTGTTGCATTTAACCACTATCTCTACAG GAGTGGAGAAactattatttcaaatagttcaaAAGATGCTGGCACACATTGGAGAACAATGTTGCCATTTTCTTATGCTGTTGTATCTGGAGCTATTGGGTCTTGCTCAGTCTTGTTTGCAAAGTCATT GTCTAACATGCTGAGGCTGACTATGAGCAGCAGATACGAGTTCCATAGCTGGTTCACATACTCAATTGTTCTTTTGTTTCTGTGTACTGCTGGATTTTGG ATGGCAAGATTGAATGAAGGGCTGTCATTATTTGATGCAATACTGATTGTTCCAATGTTTCAAATTGCTTGGACCTTCTTCTCTATTTGTACAGGATTTGTTTACTTTCAGGAATATCAA GTATTTGATACGCTCAGGATAATTATGTTTGTATTGGGCATGACATTTGTCTTCGTTGGGATCTCCTTGCTAGCACCCGATGACAGTAAAG CTGATACAAAAGGTGATTCGAGCACCACTGAGGACTCCATTATTGATGTGGACAG AAATGGAAAGATGCAGATGGAGGAGACAGACACAGATGATAGCAACTCGTTTGTTACTTCTGTAAAAGTAAAAGCAAAACGTGTACTGTTGAAGGCAAAG TCTGCATGCTCCATGTCCCTTGGACTTGGGGAGGACACGATAAGCGCTTCATCGGTGCTTGCCATGCCTATGGTCTCATCAAGAACAACCGGCTTCAGAGGAATCGGAAATGACCGTTCAAAGTATGTCCCTTTAAGAACCACAGATTGGAGTAATCTATAG